Genomic window (Arachis hypogaea cultivar Tifrunner chromosome 13, arahy.Tifrunner.gnm2.J5K5, whole genome shotgun sequence):
TTCGAACTAGAAATCTCATACCCCACCCCCAACTCCACCACCCAGATCCGAAATTCTCTGAAAGCAACCCGGGAACAACCGAATCTGCATGCTGGAGGACGATCCGAATCGTCTGTATCGACTAGATGGAGTCGCGTATATTGGTGGTGCCGTCCACCTTGAGGTTagtgattttaaatatttattttttttaaataaattagtagTTAGTTAGAACTGTTGGTgtggaatttttaaaataaatccaaAAACAGATATTTGAATTTAGTTCATGTCAGACTTAGTGAGTCATTAGGAATAGAACAGGGTTAGCCGTAGAGTCATGAACAGGGTTAAGTACAGGTTTTTATGTGTGTTAATAAAAAGAACATgtttttatctcatatttttttgttaaaacgaAGAATTGGATCGTGAGTAGTGTAGAGGTTagcatttttatctttaaaagatTGGTAGGGATTTAGTGTAAAAATGTTTGCAAAGTGATGGCATGCAATGTCTGTGGTAACTAGAAATTTTGATGCATTGAGCGGTTTTTTTGTGACGAATGTGATAAGTCATCTTGTATTCTTATGCAGTCCAATCGATGCATCAGCAGCATGACACAGCAGCACGGGATGATGTTGGATGATAGGATCATTCCTTACTTGCAGATAGCTGGTCTTTACCATCTTGCAAGATTGAACGAGAGCTGGTTTCAGTTGGACGAGCCATTGGTCAGCACCTTCGTAGAGCGATGGCGCCCCGAGACGCATACATTCCACATGTCATTTGGGGAGTGCACGATAACCCTACAGGATGTAGCGTACCACCTTGGTCTCCTGATCGACGGTCAGTATATTAGCGGATGCCTGATAGACTTTCCATGATATATCGAGGGTGGCTGACCACCATGGGTTTGGTTTGAGGAGTTTCTTGGGGTATTGCCTCCTGCAAACTGCATCGACAAGTTCATAGTGAAGTGCACATGGTTTGAGGAGACGTTTAGTGAGCTTCCACAAGGGGCAAATGAGGAGACGATTAGGAGGTATGCCCGTGCGTACATGATGATGCTTCTATCGACGCAGCTGTTTGGAAACAAGTCAGGTACCCACCTCCATATCCGATGGCTGCCGTACGTCGCCAAGTTGGAGGACATGGGTCAATATAGTTGGGGTTCTACTGCGTTGTCATGGCTATACAGGTGCATGTGCCGTGTGGCAAACAGAAATGTCGTCAAGTTGGCTGGTCCACTGCAGCTGCTCCAGTCATGGATCTTTTGAAGGTTCCCTGGATTCCAGCCGGACGGATTTGATGTATTTCATTGGCCGTTGGCGTCGAGGTAGTCTCCATTTACTTATGTGAAGTATTTTCCATTTTTAagcatttaaaattattgttaAGTAAATGTTTTGGTTATCAGATGGGGAGGTTATCAGCCGAGCTTGAGTGACAAGGGGCCTCGTGTCGCGAATTGGAGATTGAGGATTGATTTGCTCCAGCCAGGGGATGTGAGTATTTCCATGTTCATGTTTCCTTTGCATCTTTATTAGTTTATGTTGACTAACAATATGAACTTCTATGCGCAGTTTCTGTGGATGCCGTATAGCTTGGCGGAGGTTGTGCAGGTGGTACACCCCGAGATATTGGTGCCACGCCATATGACTATGTGGAGGGCTGCGACAACATTGATCTATTTCGCTGTCATTGAGTGGTATCCGGTAGATCGAGTGCTTCCTCAGTTTGGTGGGGTTCAGGGTCGGCCACGTGCTGCCCTGAACATAGATTTTCTTATGTCAAAGGATAGGAGGGGCTGAGATCGTTGGTTTCTGTTGACACTACAGAGTTGGCACATTTATTGGGCCAACAGGGCGCAGCATGTGCTACAGTTTGACATCGTTCCTGATCCAAGACCTTCTCATGAGTACCTTGATTGGTGGTATCAGCACGGCAGGAGGTTTTTATCACCTGAGCTCATCCTAGGTGACCCTAGGGCAGCTGCGATATCAGCTTAGGCGATTGAGCGAGGCCCCGGACGAGTCCCGGACATGGACCAGCTGCCTGATGTTCCGGACAACCATAGGATTGTTAGGAGGCAGCGTATTGGGACATGATCTAGCCAGCATGAGTGGGTTTGACTGGaggaggccattgatgtgatGGAGGGGAGGGGACGTGGCAGGCGAGGTGGGAGGGGTCGTGGCTTGCGTGGAGTTAGAGGTCGTGGACGAGGCCGTGCCCGATGTGGCAGTGGAGGAGGGGATGATGATGGCGGTGGAGGGGACGAGTGTCTAGGGGGAGGTGGTGACGGGGATGACGGGGGACCCAATGATGGTCAGGGCTATGGAGGTGGGGTTGGGGGTGCAGGGGGCTCAGGTGGTCATAGAGGTGGAGGTGACGGTAGGACCATCATATGGCGGCCAGAATTCCTCCGGAATCGGAGGAATGAATCCCATCCGATAAACATCGTACACGGAGCTAAGACAATACACCTCGTGCACATAGGCGGACCACGTCAGGCGTGCATATGCACAGCATGCCAACGCATGCCGGCATGGATAATGAAGTGCTTGGAAATAGCCACAATCACATGTCTGGTCCGTGAGGGATACTCTGTATGAGCCAAGTGAAAAGCTTCCTGTCGGAGTGGTCTCAGCAACCGTAAACTCTGAGTTGTCCCTGTCGTACAAAGTCACGGTGAAGCACCTTAAGGCCTTCAGGTTGGCCTCGATCGCCTTAAGCAGATGCTGACTGAACTGCTGCCCAGTACCTAACTGTGCCTCGGCCTCTTTTCCCTTTCGAACGAACAACTCGGCCAACCTCCCATGTGGCTTTCACCAATGCACACATCGGAAGGTTCCTAACACCCTTTAGGATCGATTTCACACACTCAGATATATTTGTAGTCATGTGCCCAAATCTGCGGCCTTCATCCCAATGCTGAGTCCAATGTGCATACTCAATTCGATTAGCCCAGTCGCGCATCGCAGGATCAAACATTCGAAGGATGTCAAACCAGTATTGAAACTCGACCTCCTTCTTTGCATATGCAGCATTCACTAATAGCCTCCTTGCATCCTTCCCCTTGAAAGTCAGGGCAAAATTAGCCGCCACATGACGGATGCAGAACGCCCTATATGCAGTAGGCGGAAGCCATCCCCCATCAGGAGCCTCCAACACAGCCTTTATCCCGTTGTGCCTATCTGATATGACAAGTATCCCCGGTTGAGGCGTCACATGAGTCCGAAGGTGAGATAGAAAGAATGACCACGACTCTGTATTTTCACCTTCCACAAGTGCAAAAGCAATAGGGATGATGTTGGAGTTGCCATCTTCTGCAATCGCGATAAGCAGTGTACCATCGTATTTGCCGTACAGGTGGGTACCGTCCACATTGACCAACGGCTTGCAATGTTGAAATTCCTCAACACAGTGTGGGAATGTCCAAAATAAGCGATGGAAATAAGCTGTAGAGTCATCCAATTGCCTACCAACTAGAGCAGGACTCGTCTTTAACACAACTACACTACCTGGTATAATGATCTGCAAGCCTAAAGCCCATCGTGGAAACTCATTATACGAATCTTCCCAGTCTCCGTAAATTTGGGACACGACATTCTGTTTGGCCATTCAAATCCTCCTGTACGTCAGTCTGAATCCGAAGTGTGCTTCCATGGCATTCTGCAGTACCTTAATCGACGTGGCAGCATCAGCTCTGATCAGGGGCATAATGAAGGCCGAtatgacatgataatcaagctTTCCGTGGTCACTAGAGATCGATGTGGCTAGACAAGTATGAGGACCATTGTACCGTTTTACCTTCCAAATTCCTTTGCGCTGGCGGAGACTGGCCCGGATTAGCCATACGCACCCGTTCCCGAACTCCTTGCACTTGCCATAGTACTTGCGGTGATCCGACTCTAATGCCTTGTACTCAACCCCGCGGCGAATGCTATAGGTCTTCACGCTAGCACGACTTCCTCTTTATCCTGAAACTGCTGACCGACCTGAAATTCAGCTATACCTCCTGCATTTTGTGTGTCCCTTGCCCCAAAGCCAACAGGTACAGAGGGATCCTCCTGAGGAGCCATGGCATCCAAGTACAGAGCAGAGAAGTGGGGAGGGGGTACTGATTAGTACCGGAACTAGATGCTCTCCCACCCACAGGTAGAGTCGTCCGTGGTGTCTCCTCCTCGCTATCATCAGCAATCGTTGCgggctccacatcatcatcatcatcatcatcctgcaATGCATCCTCAACCCCATCGGGTGCTCCAACCACTCCGAATACCGGAACACACGGAGGAGAACTGGGAGCCGCGAAATCACCGTCTCCCAACGGTCCAGCCTCACCAACTAATGCATCACAACTGCGATTCAGATTGACGGCAAAGGATGGTGAAGCCACTAAATCTGGCTCGGTGCAATCACCGGCACTGCTGACGAGGATCCAACAGGCAATGCACTAGAGCTGGCTAGATGTCCTGTGGAGTGCAGATTCTTGTTCGAACCTCCAGAACTAGATGCCACATCCACAAGCTTCGCCAACAACTCCGGAGTCCTCACCTAAGGAAACTGACGGCGACAATGAAACAGCACCTACATATCTTCGTCATTGCTGATAACGAATGAATCATACTTTACATCATCGCGTAACACGGAAATCGGAATTTTATAGAACAACTTCTCCATCCGTTTCACGCCATGCATTCCTAGTCTCTAGAGTATAGTATTCTTAAACTCAGCGAAACTGGTCGAAAGTTTGAGAAAAACACTCAGCGGGTTATTGTCGGTGAACTTAATTCTTGATTGCGTTTTCTTCTTAATGGATCCTTTATAGTGCACAGGAGCTACAAAACTCTCATCACTAGTCATTGGGAATCTCACTCTTTTACAAAATTTCATGTACGAGTTCGTTTTTATACACCTCATTCCATTGTAAATCGAAGCATTTAACTTCGATTCACTCTAACGTTGGTGCATGTGTAGATTCGATTTAAGTTCATCTTTAAATTGATCCTACTTAATTCGATTTAGTAGGAGAACTTCAAATCGAATTGATTTGATTCGATTTTAGTTGAACTTCGTTTTTTACCTAATTCGAATCCATTAGATTCGATTTACCACTCGTTTCACTAAATCGAATTCaatcaattcgatttatatataaaTGTGGCTTAGGACTTTAAcattgcatttttttaatttggtacATTCAGCACATATTAAAATCCATTGAATTTAATCAAGTCATTTGCCCAAAAAAATTAGGACCAAAGTTTGAGAAACGTAACCATTATACAAAACCGGATGTAGTGGGCATGGATTTTATTCGGCAAAGATTGCTACGAATACGAGAACTCATTCTTGAATAGAGAGGCAAGTGTTCGCGTTAGAATTATTTTGATAATTGTATTTTAAGCTTGAAGTTCTGTCTCTTCGGtatatagaagaataatagtcaATCGGTTCTTTGAAGTTTGAATTTGCTCAGAATAAATATATCTGGAGACTTTTTCACCATGGAGAGGTCAAACATATCAGTTGACAAGACTTGCACCATGATGAACAATAAAACGACATGGAGAAGTTTCGTTTGATTAAATTGAAATCACTGAGGCAGATGATAAAGATAGCATGTTATACGGACAGAATTAATCACAGGATTTTAATAAGAGTCTATTTACTTCTTGAATTAAGGTAGTAGAATTGGTATATGATAGAAATTACATGTCTATAatcattagttttttatttattgctTTAAATTTTGGCTTCCTGTAGCCgttaattttctctctcttttatttcTCAATAATCATCCTTGCAATTTAGCATTTTTGCTGCAACacagaatcaatattttttaatcattATAGTCTATaaaattgtatatagaaaaagactGAGATGGTAAgatagaaattaaactaagaaacagAATTTGAATTAAAATCTATATTATATTTAGTGTAAAATATATTGAACTGGCCGAtgagttataatttaaatgacatagTTTTCCCGTACTTTTTTAAGAAGTCGCGGGTTCGAGTCTcactatttttgataaaaaaaatatattaaattgaattatgtcttaatatcatatttaatttaaaataaatataaagattgaaggataaatttaaaatttaaaatgttaaataaaaaatatttatacaaaaatattataaaaattttaatttttatttttaaaaatttcaacttTTGTATAtctatttttagaaatattaaaaaagctaaaatttttgtatttctttAACTAAAATTAAGGTTCAAACATCTAATTATCAAACACAATACTCAATCTTAGTCCCAAAAAACAAATGTTGCCCAAGTGAGAATGGACTCCACTTCCCAACTTTTTGTCCTCTTTTCTCAACCACAGTGTTCCATAATCACTCAGATACACTTATATTCACAAATAAACCAATTGAAGCCATTGCGTGCCAGCCAAACAACCAAATGTATGTGAGAGCAATAATAAATTCGTGCAACAAAAAGCATGGAGCATCTGGTACCTTCATATCTTTATTATCTATAAGAACAGAATAAGTTCTCCAAGTTCAAAAGTGTGTAGAAATCCAAACAAaaaattttaggaaaaaaaaagagaatggaaagaggaaaaggaagattTATAACTAGAAATTAGTTACATATtttgttatataaaattataacctCTTAAGTCTTAACCATTATTGCACCCTTAatttaattgttatatataaGTAATTTATGATAAATCTCATCATGTAAATGAAAGTGTGTCTGGTTGACATGCAACTACAAGTAAAAAGTTGGCCAAGAATAATCAAGGGGTTAAAAAGGTATGGCTGATCGGTCCAGTTTAAAAAGATTGGAAGTGCACTTTTTATATCCTATTCCTGGTATTTGATTCCTTTCTTAATGTGTTATACCAAAACATGCAAACaggtcaaaatattttttgttcaaaaaattACAAGTCAAAATCGACATGTTTAGCTAATATAAAAAGGACgaaaattttatttgttgaagATCAAAGAATTTTGCTAACTAATATTGttggaaaataagattttaaaatgatattttaactactttatatagatataaataaaatttgtgCATAAACATCATACTCTTGATATATAAAATCTTATAGTTGCACCATTTCTTTCTATGAGTTAAGATTGAAACACAAACATAGAATATAAAAAGTCTATCTCAAGAAAAAGGTACCATAAGATACTTGTACCACAAGTGCAacctatattttaaataaataagaaaatattccAATAATTGGTCACTTATAAGGTTGAGGAGAAGAGAGGATTGGTGTAAGTTTGGCACTTTATGGAAAGTAAAGGAAGCAGTTCCTGATCTATTATCTATATATTGAGATATGAGAACTTAATTTCATATCTTGTGCTCTCTTTACAATGGAACTTAGAATAAAGTAACTAACAATTATATATATGATCTGGACATGCATGAAGTTTAGATTAAATTTGAAACTAACAAGTAAACTAAATTGGTAGCCTAAATAACATTATTTTGCT
Coding sequences:
- the LOC112735464 gene encoding protein MAIN-LIKE 1-like; this translates as MLEDDPNRLYRLDGVAYIGGAVHLESNRCISSMTQQHGMMLDDRIIPYLQIAGLYHLARLNESWFQLDEPLVSTFVERWRPETHTFHMSFGECTITLQDFLGVLPPANCIDKFIVKCTWFEETFSELPQGANEETIRRYARAYMMMLLSTQLFGNKSGACAVWQTEMSSSWLVHCSCSSHGSFEGSLDSSRTDLIWGGYQPSLSDKGPRVANWRLRIDLLQPGDFLWMPYSLAEVVQVVHPEILVPRHMTMWRAATTLIYFAVIEWAQHVLQFDIVPDPRPSHEYLDWWYQHGRRFLSPELILGDPRAAAISA
- the LOC112735465 gene encoding uncharacterized protein, with translation MAKQNVVSQIYGDWEDSYNEFPRWALGLQIIIPGSVVVLKTSPALVGRQLDDSTAYFHRLFWTFPHCVEEFQHCKPLVNVDGTHLYGKYDGTLLIAIAEDGNSNIIPIAFALVEGENTESWSFFLSHLRTHVTPQPGILVISDRHNGIKAVLEAPDGGWLPPTAYRAFCIRHVAANFALTFKGKDARRLLVNAAYAKKEVEFQYWFDILRMFDPAMRDWANRIEYAHWTQHWDEGRRFGHMTTNISECVKSILKGVRNLPMCALVKATWEVGRVVRSKGKRGRGTVRYWAAVQSASA